The Enterobacter asburiae genomic sequence TTCTCTTCCAGACCCTGAGCGGCATGCTTCAGATAGGAGACAATCTGTTCGATGGCATCTTCCATACCATAGAACTCTTCAAACGCCGGGTATCGGGCGACCACCCGATTCGAAAAGAGACGGGAAAGCCGAGGCTCCAGGGCAGTGTCAACCATGTTTGGCTCACCAATAGCCATCAATAGCCGTTCTGCCGCATTGGCATAGGCACTGCGATCTTGCCGACAGATGGTAAGAAACTCCTGCAGTGTGAACTCTTCGTCCTTGGCAGCTTCATAGCGCTGGCGATAGTGATCGAATATATTCATGGCATGCCGTCCTTTCGTTTTTTAGCACAGGATAAGAGCCGTTCGTATGAGTAGTGGAGGCTCCCGGAAGAGAATCTCTCGCACCTCACTGCCAGAGCAGCAACCTGTGTGCCAGGTCAGACGCTAAGAACCGCAGGGTGTTCAGGAAAACTCTTCTTAAATTAAAGCGTAGATGGCATTTGCAAAACTTGCATGCCCAGAAAATCTACTTTCAATGACATATCAATAACTCATCCAAAAATTTCCACTGTCGTTATAAGACAAATGCACGTTTTTCATTCAGTGGTCATATAAATGAAAGCGGGTTGTCATCTGAAAAGTTAAAAATAACGGGTTAATCAGACTGATTAGCAGGCAAAAAATTTTGGGATGTACGGGAATGGCGGTTACACTTCATCCGCTGATTATTTGACTACAGGAAAGAATGGATTGTGACCAAACTCAAACTTCTGGCATTAGGCATCTTTGCCGCGACCGCAGTGAACACCGCACAGGCGGAAAGTCAGTGGACGGTTGGCGCGGGTGTTGGCGTCATTAACAGCCCGTATAAACAGTATGACCGTGATGTTTATCCTGTTCCCGTTATCACCTATGAAGGCGACAACGTCTGGTTCCGCGGGCTCGGCGGCGGCTACTATCTCTGGAACGATAAGGCCGATAAGCTCTCCATCATGGCCTACTACGATCCAACGCACTTCAAGCCGGGTGACAGCGACAGCCATGCGCTTCGCCAGCTCGATAAGCGTAAAAGCACCATGATGGCCGGGCTCTCGTATGTACATAACACCGAGTATGGCTTCCTGCGCACGGCCCTGGCGGGTGACACGCTGGACAACAGCAACGGCTTTATCTGGGATCTGGCGTGGTTGTACCGCTACACCAACGGCGGGCTCACCCTGACGCCGGGTATCGGTGTGCAGTACAACAGCGAGAACTACAACGACTATTACTACGGCGTCTCTAAAAACGAGTCCCGCCGCAGTGGTCTGAAAAGCTACAGTGCAGATGACGGCTGGGATCCTTACCTGGAGCTGACCGCGAGCTACAACTTCCTCGGTGACTGGAGCGTGTACGGTACCGGCCGCTATGAGCGTCTGAGCGACGAAGTGAAGGATAGCCCGATGGTCGATAAGTCCTGGGCAGGCATCTTCTCTGTGGGTGTAAGCTACAAGTTCTGATTGTGCATTAATTCAGTGCAATCTATGCATTAAAACGGGGCGCTTGCGCCCCGTTTGCATTAGTGTGGTGCAGGGAAATTATCGCTTAACAATCCGAATCGTCTGCCCTAAACGAGACGGTTTTTCTTCACTCGCTTTCTGCGGGTTGGTCACGCGAGCCGTTTCCACGCAGACAAACGTTTTATATCCATCATCCGTCATGTCGGCCATGCTGACGGACAGCGCAGGACCCGGGTTCCAGCCCACCACGTCGCTGTGATGATGATGGACCACTTCAATGCCGCGGTTCAGGGCGCCGTCGTGAATCACGCTGCACGGTTCCGGGTGCAGGTAAACGCGATCGGTACGGTCAGGGAATGCCTGAACGCCGTCGCTCAGTTTGCCTTCTTTCGCGTTATCCACTTTATCGATATAGGTATCGCCCAGGCCGCTCACCTTCACTGCGCTGATATCACCCACGTTGAAATAGGTGTGCAGGGCAGAGGTGGTTTCGAACTCGCCGTGAGCTTCCAGTTCTATTTCACAGGTTTTACCCAGCTTGAAGCGGGCATACAGGGTGAAATCGTGCGGCCAGAGGGCGCGGGTTTCATCATTAGCCTGCAGCTCAAAGGTCAGCACTGCGCCGTTGTCATCTTCGTTATGCGCTTTCAGCGTCCACTGCTGGTTGCGGGCAAAACCGTGAGACGGCAAACCCGGCTGTGCGGACGGGCCGAACCACGGCCAGCAGATCGGTACGCCACCGCGGATTGCGGCCCCTTTTTTGAAGGAGGTCGCATCGCTCAGCCATAAGCCTTCAGCTTCGCCTTCCGGTTTCCAGGAGAGCAGGTGAGCGCCGTTCAGCGCCACGGATGCTTTGACGCGCGGATGGTCAACGACGATAACGTCGGCACCGTCAATCTGACGGCGGGAGAGCACAGGGGTAAGTTGTTCGACTACCGGAAGTGCAAAAATTTTATTAATCATTAAGCAATCCTCTGTCTTATAAATAAAAAAAGGCGACCGAAGTCGCCTTTTTGGATCAAGCACTCATCTCAACTTATTTAGAGATGTGAGCGATCAGGTCCAGTACTTTGTTAGAGTAGCCGGTTTCGTTGTCGTACCAGGAAACCAGTTTCACGAAGTTGTCGTTCAGTGCGATACCTGCTTTAGCATCGAACACGGAAGTGCAGATTTCGCCGTTGAAATCGGTAGATACAACGTCGTCTTCGGTGTAGCCCAGAACGCCTTTCATTGCGCCTTCGGAAGCAGCTTTGATTGCTTTCTTAATTTCTTCATAAGAAGCAGCTTTTTCCAGACGAACGGTCAGGTCAACAACGGATACGTTAGGAGTTGGAACGCGGAACGCCATACCAGTCAGTTTGCCATTCAGTTCTGGCAGTACTTTACCTACAGCTTTAGCAGCACCGGTAGAAGATGGGATGATGTTCTGAGCCGCGCCACGGCCGCCGCGCCAGTCTTTGTGAGACGGGCCATCAACGGTTTTCTGAGTAGCGGTGGTTGCGTGAACGGTAGTCATCAGACCTTCGATGATGCCGAAGTTGTCGTTGATAACTTTAGCCAGCGGTGCCAGGCAGTTGGTGGTGCAGGATGCGTTAGACACGATATCCTGGCCAGCGTAAGTTTCGAAGTTTGCACCACGAACAAACATTGGGGTGTTGTCTTTGGAAGGACCAGTCAGAACAACTTTCTTCGCACCCGCAGTGATGTGTTTACGTGCAGTTTCGTCGGTCAGGAAGATACCGGTTGCTTCAGCAACAACGTCAACACCGATTTCGTTCCATTTCAGGTTAGCTGGGTCTTTTTCAGCAGTAACGCGGATGGTTTTGCCATTAACAACCAGGTGGCCGTCTTTCACTTCAACGGTGCCGTCGAAACGACCGTGAGTTGAGTCGTACTTCAGCATGTACGCCATGTATTCAGCGTCCAGGAGATCGTTGATACCAACGATTTCGATGTCAGAACGTTTCTGAGCAGCACGGAAAACAATACGGCCGATACGGCCAAAACCGTTGATACCTACTTTGATAGTCATATATTCCACCAGCTATTTGTTAGTGAATAAAAGGTTGCCTGTAAAATTACAAAAACCTTACGCAGCGTCAAGCGGAATCGTGTCAATCATTGCGACAAATCAATCCTGTGACTAACGTTTGTGCGACTGACTCGCCTCACTTTCCCTTTGAGCTTGCACCCATATGGGGGCTGAGCCGGGATTTTAAAGTCCTCGCAGGATAAAAATGTGAACATGATCACAATTGCCTGACCGCTTATTCGCGACACATAAGTTTAGATCAAAAGTGCACGCAAGGGTGTTAATGTTTTGTTAGAATCCGGGTTGAAAGATGTCTGTTTCTACAGCGAGATGTAAGCATATGTCGAACCAACGTAACCCTGACGATTTGAAAAAAAACCTCACAGAAATGCAGTTTTACGTGACGCAGAATCACGGGACGGAACCGCCGTTCACCGGGCGTTTACTGCACAATAAGCGAGACGGCGTCTACCACTGTCTGGTCTGTGATGCCCCGCTGTTCAATTCACAAACGAAATTTGATTCTGGCTGCGGCTGGCCGAGTTTCTACGAGCCGGTGAGCGATGAGGCCATCCGCTACCTGACCGACTCGTCGCACGGCATGGTGCGCACGGAAATTCGCTGCGGCAACTGCGATGCGCACCTTGGGCACGTCTTCCCGGATGGCCCACAGCCTACGGGCGAGCGTTTCTGCGTAAACTCAGCCTCAATGAGCTTCACTGACGACGAAAACGGCGACCAGGTGAAGGGTTGAAAAAACGATTCAGCAAATTATTCCTCTAAAAGGGCGCGAGTGTGAATATTGATGACATGATTAGCGGCATGACGCCGGAAATTTATCAGCGTCTGGTGACCGCCGTAGAGCTGGGAAAATGGCCCGACGGCGTCGCGCTGACGCCGGAGCAAAAAGAGAACAGCCTGCAGCTGGTGATGCTGTGGCAGGCGCGCAATAACACCGACGCGCAGCACATGACTATCGACACCCAGGGCCAGATGGTGATGAAAAGCAAGCGCGAGCTGAAAGAAGACTTCGGCATTACGCCGAAGCCGATTGCGACGATGAAAATGCAATAACGGTGCGGGTTGATACCCTCTCCCACAGGGAGAGGGCGTAAAAGACTACGCCTGCGTTTCCAGCCAGTCTTCGAGCGTATACAGCGTTGCGCCTTCCGCAGCCATATCCATAAACGCCTGAGCGCTGTCCTGCGGGTTAATGTTCACCCCGCGGCAGCCGTCGGTGATGACGCTGACGGTATAACCTAACTGGAGCGCGTCCAGCACGGTAAACTTCACGCAGTAATCCGTCGCCAGGCCCAGCACGACCAGCTCCGTGATTTCGTGATGACGTAACCACGCGTCCAGCGCCGTTTTCTGGCGATGCCCGTTATCAAAAAACGCGCTATAGCTGTCGATAGCCGGGTTTTCACCTTTATGGAACACCGCGTCGATGGCTTTCTGATTCAGAAGCGGATGCAGTTCCGCGCCTTCCGTCTGCTGTACGCAGTGATCCGGCCAGAAGGTTTGCGCCAGCCCATCGAGTTCCCCCTGAGTGAACGGCTCAACGTTGTGCTGGCTGGCAAAGCTGCCGTGATTCGCCGGGTGCCAGTCCTGGCTTGCGACAACGGCTTCGCCGCGGGCTTTACACCAGTCAATCAGCGTGTTTGCCACGTCAACGGTGCTGTCACCTTCGGCGACGGCCAGCGCACCGCCCGCGCAGAAATCATTTTGCAAATCGACCAGTAGCAGGGCGCGTTGCTTCATGAGCACTCCTTATTCGTCCGGGGTCAGCTCGCCGCGCAGGTTTTGCATCATCGCGCTGCGAATGGACTGAATGTCCAGATCCTGACTCAGTAAATAGTGAAGTTTAGTCAGCGTTGCCTCAACGGTCATATCGAAGCCGCTGATGACTCCCGCATGCGCCAGCGCGTTGCCGGTGGCATAGCCGCCCATGTTGACCTTTCCGGACATACACTGGGTCAGGTTCACGACCACAATTCCGCGCTCGCTGGCTTCCTGGAGCTCTTTCAGGAACTCGCCGTTCTGCGGGGCATTACCTACGCCATAGGAGCGCAGAATCAGCGCTTTCACCGGCTGGCGAAGGAAGTTACGCACCACGTCAGCAGAGATACCCGGGTAGATAGTGACCACGCCAATCGGTTGCGGAGTGATCGGATGCACGATCAGCTCGCCGGCGGTGTTCGGCGCAGGCGGCGTGCCCAGACGACGAATATGAATCCCGGCCTCCAGCAGCGGCTGCAGGTTAGGGGAGGCGAAGGCGTCAAAACCGTCGGCATGGGCTTTGGTGGTGCGGTTGCCGCGATACAGACGGTTATTAAAGAACAGCGACACTTCGTTGATCGGGTAATTCGCCGCTACGTACAGGGAGTTCAGCAGGTTGATCTGCCCGTCTGAGCGCAGCTCCGCCAGCGGGATTTGCGACCCGGTGACGATAACCGGCTTGCTCAGGTTCTCCAGCATGAAGGAGAGCGCCGAGGCGGTAAACGCCATGGTGTCGGTGCCGTGCAGGATCACGAAGCCGTCGTACTGGTCGTAATGGGCTTTAATGTCATCCGCGATGTGCTGCCAGTCTTCCGGCGTCATGTCGGAGGAGTCCATCAGCGGCTCGTATTCATGGATGGTGAAGTCAGGCATTTCCGGACGGTGGAATTCTGGCATCAGCGCAAGCTGACGCTGAAGGTGGCCGGAGACAGGGATATAGCCGTTTTCAGAGCGCTGCATACCGATGGTACCGCCAGTGTAGGCTACATAAATCGATTTCTTCTGCATGGTAGTGAGTTCTTGTTCTTCAAAAGAAAAAATCCCCTCTTCGCGGGAAGAGGGGACGGTTTTTAACGGACGTTAGCGCAGGTCAGGCAAAACGCGTAACGACTCTGTGGATCGTTAAAGGCCGCAAGCTTATCGCTTTCCGCCTTCATCGCTTTCGCTGCCGTGGCGACCGGCGCAGGCAGGTAAGCCTGCATCGCCTCCGGCAGCATGGCGCGTACCGAGCCGGACATACTGTCCATGACCATATCGAAGAACGACGGCTCGTCCTGGTAATACTCGATATGCCACTGCTTGAGCTTCGCCAGCTCGGCGGCTTTCTTCACCGCGTCATCGAAGTCGCCCAGGCTGTCCACCAGACCGTTGCTCTTCGCATCCTGGCCGGTCCAGACGTGGCCCTGTGCGATCAGGTCGATCTGCTCAGGCGTCTTTTTACGCGAGTCTGCGACTAGGGTGATAAAGCGTTTATAGCCGTTCTCAATGCTGAGCTGCATCATCTCAGAGACTTCCGGCGGCAGGGATTTGGTCACCGACACATCCGCCAGCGGAGAGGTGGCCACGCCATCGGTATGCACGCCCAGAGAATCCAGGCTGTTCTCCACGGTGTTGATCACCCCGAAGATGCCAATCGAACCGGTCAGCGTGCTTGGGTTGGCCACGATGTAGTTGGCTGGCGTTGAGATCCAGTACCCCCCGGAGGCGGCCATTCCACCCATGGATACGACGACCGGCTTGCCGGCGGCACGCGCCGCGGCCAGTTCAGCGCGGATCACCTCGGAGGCGCTGACGCTGCCGCCAGGGCTGTTCACCCGCAGGACGATCGCTTTCACTTTTGGATCCAGGCGAGCATCGCGGATTTGTGACGCGGTAGTATCGCCGCCCACGTTCCCCGGAGTCTCCTGGCCGTCCATGATGGCGCCGTTGGTAAACACCACCGCGACGCTGTCACCGCTGTCATCCGGTTTTTTCGTCGAGTAATCATACATGCTGATGGCGCTGTAATTTTTATCCTCTTTGCTCCAGCCAAACTGCTTGCTCAGGGATTTTTCAATCTCGGCGCTGGTGCCCAGGGCATCAACCAGTTTGTTATCCAGCGCGTATTTCGCGGTATCACCGTCAACCTTACGCAGGCCATCCAGCACGCCCTGCGCGCCCGGGAACGCCTGCTCAGGCGTAATCTGGCGGTTAGCGGCAACGGTGCCCAGATAGTTCTGCCACAGCTCGCCAATCCAGCGGCTGTCCGCTTCACGGGCGGCAGGAGACATATCGTCGCGGATAAACGGCTCGACGGCTGATTTATACGTGCCGACGCGGAAGACGTGGGTGGTGACCTTCAGCTTGTCGAGCAGGGATTTGTAGTACAGGCCGTTGGTGGCAAAGCCGTGCAGATCCACCGTCCCCTGCGGGGAGAGCCAGATTTTATTGGCAAAGCTCGCCAGATAATATTGTCCCTGGCTGTAGCTGTCGCCCACGGCAATCACCGGCTTGCCGCTGTCGCGGAATTCGCGCAGCGCTTTACCGATGTACTGCATTGAAGGCTGATCGCCTCCGGCAAAATCTTTCAGATCCAGTACGATCCCGGTGATGTTCCGGTCGTCTTTTGCCTTGCGGATGGTATCGACGATATCGAACAGGGAGTTTTCCTGCAGACGATCTGAGGTTGCGCCAAACAGCTGGCGACCAATCACGCTCAGGCGACTGCTGGTGGACGGCTTATCAACGATGACGCCGGTGATATCGAGTAATAGCGCGCCGCGCGTTGAATGCTGCGCCTGATTCGCATTGCTGATATGCATCCAGATGCCCGCGCAAACCAGAACCAGGAAGATGAAGAAGATGTTCATCACCAGGTTGCGGACGAAGTTGAGCAGTCTCCACGTCCATTTAAAGAAACCGGCAATGATTCGCCAAAGGGTTCGCATGTATTCTCCCTAACCAGAAAATGACTGTTTCCGTCGCCACTGGACGGTAATGTTGGGTTATCGTAATGACCCAACCGCCACTTGTCAGCAGGAATCGCCTGCCAGGCTGTAACAAAATCTGCCGTCGTGTTAATTTTGTGAGTAAATTTCAAGAAAGGAGTTAACCAATGGACGCACTCGAACTGCTTGTTAACCGCCGTAGCGCTTCCCGTCTGGCCGAACCTGCCCCGGCAGGCGAGCAGCTGGAGAACATTCTGCGTGCTGGCATGCGTGCCCCCGATCACGGCACGCTGCAGCCGTGGCACTTCTTTGTGATTGAAGGCGAAGGCCGCGATCGTTTCAGCCAGCTGCTGGAGCAGGGCGCGGTTGCCGCCGGGCAGGATGAGAAAGGTATCGACAAGGCGCGCAATGCCCCGTTCCGCGCCCCGATGATTATCGCCGTCGTGGCGAAATGCCAGGCTGACCATAAGGTGCCGGTCTGGGAACAGGAAATGTCCGCAGGCTGTGCGGTCATGGCGATGCAAATGGCCGCCGTCGCGCAGGGCTTTAACGGTATCTGGCGTACCGGTGCGCTGACCGAAAGCCCGGCGGTCCGTGACGGTTTTGGCTGCGGCGAGCATGACAAAATTGTCGGTTTCCTCTATCTCGGCACCCCGCAGCTTAAAGCCTCGAGCACCATCAGCGTGCCGGACACCACGCCTTTCGTCAGCCGTTTCTGATCACGCACGCTAAACTGTCTGGATTCTGAGCATCTGCCGCAGAATTCAGACAGTCATACTTACCTCTTTATGGAATGAGCGCTACCATAGCGCGATTGAGATGACAGGAGACGTCCATGAGCGAGCAAACCATTCGTTTAACGCAGTACAGCCACGGAGCCGGTTGCGGTTGTAAAATTTCCCCGAAAGTGCTGGAGACCATCCTGCACAGTGAACAGGCGAAGTTTGTCGACCCGAACCTGCTTGTCGGCAACGAAACGCGTGACGATGCTGCAGTTTATGACTTAGGTAACGGCACCAGCATTATCAGTACTACCGACTTCTTTATGCCGATTGTCGACAACCCGTTCGACTTCGGGCGCATTGCGGCTACCAACGCCATCAGCGATATCTTCGCGATGGGCGGTAAGCCGATCATGGCGATTGCCATTCTGGGCTGGCCGATCAACACCATCCCGCCGGAAGTGGCCCGTGAAGTGATTGATGGCGGTCGTTTTGCCTGCCAGCAGGCGGGGATTGCGCTGGCCGGTGGTCACTCTATTGATACGCCCGAACCGATCTTCGGCCTGGCCGTTACCGGCGTGGTGCCGACCGAACGCGTGAAGCGCAACAGCACCGCCCAGGCGGGCTGCAAACTGTTCCTCACCAAACCTCTGGGCATTGGCGTGCTGACTACCGCCGAGAAAAAATCGCTGCTGAAACCGGAGCACAAAGGTCTGGCAACGGAAGTCATGTGCCAGATGAACCTCGCCGGTGCGGCGTTTGCCAATATCGACGGCGTAAAGGCGATGACCGACGTTACCGGTTTTGGCCTGCTGGGGCACCTTTCTGAAGTGTGTCAGGGCGCGGGCGTGCAGGCGCAGGTCTGGTATCAGGACGTGCCGAAGCTGCCGGGCGTGGAGGAGTATATTGCTCAGGGAGCGGTTCCGGGCGGTACCCAGCGCAACTTCGCCAGCTATGGTCACCTGATGGGCGAAATGCCCGAGGAGTGGCGCAACCTGCTGTGCGATCCGCAAACCTCCGGCGGCCTGCTGCTGGCGGTCACGCCGGAATCCGAAGCTGAGGTTCAGGCCACTGCCGCCGAGTTCGGCATCACCCTGACGGCGATCGGCGAGCTGGTGACCGCGCGCGGCGGCCGCCCGATGATCGAGATCCGTTAATTCGATGCGGTTGTTTATTGCCGAAAAGCCGAGCCTGGCCCGCGCCATTGCCGACGTGCTGCCTAAACCGCATCGCAAGGGCGACGGCTTTATCGAATGCGGTAACGGACAGGTGGTCACCTGGTGTATTGGTCACCTGCTTGAGCAGGCGCAGCCGGATGTCTATGACAGCCGCTACGCCCGCTGGAATTTAAACGATCTGCCCATCGTGCCGGAAAAATGGCGCCTGCAGCCCCGTCCTTCGGTTACCAAACAGCTCAACGTGATCAAGCGCTTCCTGCATGAAGCCGCTGAAATCGTTCACGCGGGTGACCCGGACAGGGAAGGACAGCTGCTGGTGGATGAGGTGCTGGACTACCTGGAGCTGGCGCCGGAAAAGCGCCAGCAGGTGCAGCGCTGCCTGATCAACGATCTCAACCCGCAGGCCGTCGAGCGGGCGATTTCGCGCCTGCGCGCCAACAGCGAGTTTATTCCGCTGTGCGTCTCGGCTTTAGCCCGCGCCCGCGCCGACTGGCTGTACGGCATCAACATGACCCGCGCATACACCATTCTTGGGCGCAACGCGGGCTATCAGGGCGTACTTTCCGTGGGGCGCGTGCAGACGCCGGTGCTGGGGCTGGTGGTGCGTCGTGATGAAGAGATTGAGAACTTCGTCGCCAAAGATTTTTTCGAAGTGAAAGCGCATATCGTCACGCCTAAAGACGAGCGCTTTACCGCCGTCTGGCAGCCGAGCGATGCCTGCGAATCGTACCAGGATGATGAGGGGCGCCTGCTGCACCGTCCGCTGGCGGATCATGTGGTTAACCGCATTACCGGCCAGCCTGCTATTGTTACCAGCTATAACGATAAACGGGAATCAGAACCCGCGCCGCTGCCGTTTTCGCTTTCTGCACTTCAGATTGAGGCGGCAAAAAAGTTTGGCCTGAGCGCGCAGAACGTTCTGGATATCTGCCAGAAGCTCTACGAAACCCATAAGCTCATCACCTATCCGCGTTCGGACAGCCGCTATCTGCCGGAAGAGCACTTTGCCGGTCGCCACTCGGTGATGAACGCCATCGGCGTGCACGCGCCGGATCTGCTCCCGCAGCCGGCGGTAAACCCGGACACCCATAACCGCTGCTGGGATGATAAAAAAGTCGATGCCCACCACGCGATTATCCCGACGGCCCGCGCCAGCAGCGTCAACCTGACCGAGAACGAAGCGAAGGTCTATAACCTGATCGCCCGTCAGTACCTGATGCAGTTCTGCCCGGACGCGGTATTCCGTAAGTGCCTGATTGAGCTTGAGATTGCCAAAGGTAAGTTTGTCGCCAAAGCGCGTTTCCTCGCAGAAGCGGGCTGGCGCACGCTGCTCGGTAACAAAGAGCGCGATGAAGAAAACGACGGTACGCCGCTGCCGGTGGTCGCTAAAGATGACGAACTGCTGTGCGAGAAGGGCGAAGTGGTTGAACGTCAGACCCAGCC encodes the following:
- a CDS encoding MipA/OmpV family protein, with protein sequence MTKLKLLALGIFAATAVNTAQAESQWTVGAGVGVINSPYKQYDRDVYPVPVITYEGDNVWFRGLGGGYYLWNDKADKLSIMAYYDPTHFKPGDSDSHALRQLDKRKSTMMAGLSYVHNTEYGFLRTALAGDTLDNSNGFIWDLAWLYRYTNGGLTLTPGIGVQYNSENYNDYYYGVSKNESRRSGLKSYSADDGWDPYLELTASYNFLGDWSVYGTGRYERLSDEVKDSPMVDKSWAGIFSVGVSYKF
- a CDS encoding D-hexose-6-phosphate mutarotase; amino-acid sequence: MINKIFALPVVEQLTPVLSRRQIDGADVIVVDHPRVKASVALNGAHLLSWKPEGEAEGLWLSDATSFKKGAAIRGGVPICWPWFGPSAQPGLPSHGFARNQQWTLKAHNEDDNGAVLTFELQANDETRALWPHDFTLYARFKLGKTCEIELEAHGEFETTSALHTYFNVGDISAVKVSGLGDTYIDKVDNAKEGKLSDGVQAFPDRTDRVYLHPEPCSVIHDGALNRGIEVVHHHHSDVVGWNPGPALSVSMADMTDDGYKTFVCVETARVTNPQKASEEKPSRLGQTIRIVKR
- the gapA gene encoding glyceraldehyde-3-phosphate dehydrogenase, translating into MTIKVGINGFGRIGRIVFRAAQKRSDIEIVGINDLLDAEYMAYMLKYDSTHGRFDGTVEVKDGHLVVNGKTIRVTAEKDPANLKWNEIGVDVVAEATGIFLTDETARKHITAGAKKVVLTGPSKDNTPMFVRGANFETYAGQDIVSNASCTTNCLAPLAKVINDNFGIIEGLMTTVHATTATQKTVDGPSHKDWRGGRGAAQNIIPSSTGAAKAVGKVLPELNGKLTGMAFRVPTPNVSVVDLTVRLEKAASYEEIKKAIKAASEGAMKGVLGYTEDDVVSTDFNGEICTSVFDAKAGIALNDNFVKLVSWYDNETGYSNKVLDLIAHISK
- the msrB gene encoding peptide-methionine (R)-S-oxide reductase MsrB; the encoded protein is MSNQRNPDDLKKNLTEMQFYVTQNHGTEPPFTGRLLHNKRDGVYHCLVCDAPLFNSQTKFDSGCGWPSFYEPVSDEAIRYLTDSSHGMVRTEIRCGNCDAHLGHVFPDGPQPTGERFCVNSASMSFTDDENGDQVKG
- a CDS encoding YeaC family protein → MISGMTPEIYQRLVTAVELGKWPDGVALTPEQKENSLQLVMLWQARNNTDAQHMTIDTQGQMVMKSKRELKEDFGITPKPIATMKMQ
- the pncA gene encoding bifunctional nicotinamidase/pyrazinamidase, yielding MKQRALLLVDLQNDFCAGGALAVAEGDSTVDVANTLIDWCKARGEAVVASQDWHPANHGSFASQHNVEPFTQGELDGLAQTFWPDHCVQQTEGAELHPLLNQKAIDAVFHKGENPAIDSYSAFFDNGHRQKTALDAWLRHHEITELVVLGLATDYCVKFTVLDALQLGYTVSVITDGCRGVNINPQDSAQAFMDMAAEGATLYTLEDWLETQA
- the ansA gene encoding asparaginase is translated as MQKKSIYVAYTGGTIGMQRSENGYIPVSGHLQRQLALMPEFHRPEMPDFTIHEYEPLMDSSDMTPEDWQHIADDIKAHYDQYDGFVILHGTDTMAFTASALSFMLENLSKPVIVTGSQIPLAELRSDGQINLLNSLYVAANYPINEVSLFFNNRLYRGNRTTKAHADGFDAFASPNLQPLLEAGIHIRRLGTPPAPNTAGELIVHPITPQPIGVVTIYPGISADVVRNFLRQPVKALILRSYGVGNAPQNGEFLKELQEASERGIVVVNLTQCMSGKVNMGGYATGNALAHAGVISGFDMTVEATLTKLHYLLSQDLDIQSIRSAMMQNLRGELTPDE
- the sppA gene encoding signal peptide peptidase SppA — protein: MRTLWRIIAGFFKWTWRLLNFVRNLVMNIFFIFLVLVCAGIWMHISNANQAQHSTRGALLLDITGVIVDKPSTSSRLSVIGRQLFGATSDRLQENSLFDIVDTIRKAKDDRNITGIVLDLKDFAGGDQPSMQYIGKALREFRDSGKPVIAVGDSYSQGQYYLASFANKIWLSPQGTVDLHGFATNGLYYKSLLDKLKVTTHVFRVGTYKSAVEPFIRDDMSPAAREADSRWIGELWQNYLGTVAANRQITPEQAFPGAQGVLDGLRKVDGDTAKYALDNKLVDALGTSAEIEKSLSKQFGWSKEDKNYSAISMYDYSTKKPDDSGDSVAVVFTNGAIMDGQETPGNVGGDTTASQIRDARLDPKVKAIVLRVNSPGGSVSASEVIRAELAAARAAGKPVVVSMGGMAASGGYWISTPANYIVANPSTLTGSIGIFGVINTVENSLDSLGVHTDGVATSPLADVSVTKSLPPEVSEMMQLSIENGYKRFITLVADSRKKTPEQIDLIAQGHVWTGQDAKSNGLVDSLGDFDDAVKKAAELAKLKQWHIEYYQDEPSFFDMVMDSMSGSVRAMLPEAMQAYLPAPVATAAKAMKAESDKLAAFNDPQSRYAFCLTCANVR
- a CDS encoding NAD(P)H nitroreductase; the protein is MDALELLVNRRSASRLAEPAPAGEQLENILRAGMRAPDHGTLQPWHFFVIEGEGRDRFSQLLEQGAVAAGQDEKGIDKARNAPFRAPMIIAVVAKCQADHKVPVWEQEMSAGCAVMAMQMAAVAQGFNGIWRTGALTESPAVRDGFGCGEHDKIVGFLYLGTPQLKASSTISVPDTTPFVSRF
- the selD gene encoding selenide, water dikinase SelD — translated: MSEQTIRLTQYSHGAGCGCKISPKVLETILHSEQAKFVDPNLLVGNETRDDAAVYDLGNGTSIISTTDFFMPIVDNPFDFGRIAATNAISDIFAMGGKPIMAIAILGWPINTIPPEVAREVIDGGRFACQQAGIALAGGHSIDTPEPIFGLAVTGVVPTERVKRNSTAQAGCKLFLTKPLGIGVLTTAEKKSLLKPEHKGLATEVMCQMNLAGAAFANIDGVKAMTDVTGFGLLGHLSEVCQGAGVQAQVWYQDVPKLPGVEEYIAQGAVPGGTQRNFASYGHLMGEMPEEWRNLLCDPQTSGGLLLAVTPESEAEVQATAAEFGITLTAIGELVTARGGRPMIEIR
- a CDS encoding DNA topoisomerase III, which gives rise to MRLFIAEKPSLARAIADVLPKPHRKGDGFIECGNGQVVTWCIGHLLEQAQPDVYDSRYARWNLNDLPIVPEKWRLQPRPSVTKQLNVIKRFLHEAAEIVHAGDPDREGQLLVDEVLDYLELAPEKRQQVQRCLINDLNPQAVERAISRLRANSEFIPLCVSALARARADWLYGINMTRAYTILGRNAGYQGVLSVGRVQTPVLGLVVRRDEEIENFVAKDFFEVKAHIVTPKDERFTAVWQPSDACESYQDDEGRLLHRPLADHVVNRITGQPAIVTSYNDKRESEPAPLPFSLSALQIEAAKKFGLSAQNVLDICQKLYETHKLITYPRSDSRYLPEEHFAGRHSVMNAIGVHAPDLLPQPAVNPDTHNRCWDDKKVDAHHAIIPTARASSVNLTENEAKVYNLIARQYLMQFCPDAVFRKCLIELEIAKGKFVAKARFLAEAGWRTLLGNKERDEENDGTPLPVVAKDDELLCEKGEVVERQTQPPRHFTDATLLSAMTGIARFVQDKDLKKILRATDGLGTEATRAGIIELLFKRGFLEKKGRYIHSTEPGRALIHSLPELAARPDMTAHWESVLTQISEKQCRYQDFMQPLVGTLYQLIDQARSTPVKTFRGMVAPGSGAKKPFKKKKSAA